One window from the genome of Nitrospirota bacterium encodes:
- the rsmI gene encoding 16S rRNA (cytidine(1402)-2'-O)-methyltransferase, producing MAGTLYLVSTPIGNVEDVTLRALRVLREAAIIAAEDPQQTRLLLDRYGIEASVTSYHNLNKETKAPVLIASLREGRSVALVSDAGTPLVADPGSFLVGLALDAGIRVVPIPGPSALLAALSASGLPCDAFLFHAAMPKSRSARRRLLRSLRGEPRTLVLFESADRLRGTLEAVRALFGPRRLALAKDLTTPHETFLRGTAQDLLAQATDRPFTGEVTIVVEGKRPARKTKPARRARRAVKRRSVS from the coding sequence ATGGCCGGCACCCTTTATCTCGTCAGCACCCCCATCGGCAACGTGGAAGACGTGACGCTCCGGGCCTTGCGGGTCCTGAGGGAGGCGGCCATCATCGCCGCCGAGGATCCGCAGCAGACCAGATTGCTGCTGGATCGGTACGGTATCGAGGCGTCGGTCACCAGCTATCACAACCTCAACAAGGAAACGAAGGCCCCGGTCCTGATCGCTTCGCTGCGAGAGGGCCGGAGCGTGGCCCTGGTTTCGGACGCGGGCACGCCCCTGGTGGCCGATCCCGGCTCCTTCCTGGTCGGGCTCGCGCTCGACGCCGGCATCCGCGTGGTTCCCATCCCCGGTCCCTCCGCGCTCCTGGCCGCCCTCTCCGCCTCCGGACTCCCCTGCGACGCCTTCCTGTTCCACGCAGCCATGCCGAAATCCCGCTCGGCCAGACGCAGGCTGCTGCGCTCGCTCCGCGGGGAGCCTCGCACGCTCGTGTTGTTCGAATCTGCGGACCGGCTGCGGGGGACGCTCGAGGCGGTCCGCGCCCTTTTCGGACCCCGCCGGCTCGCGCTCGCGAAGGATCTGACGACCCCGCACGAGACGTTCCTGCGGGGCACGGCCCAGGACCTGCTGGCGCAGGCGACCGACCGGCCCTTCACGGGTGAGGTCACGATCGTCGTCGAAGGGAAGCGGCCGGCTCGAAAGACCAAGCCGGCCCGGCGGGCGAGGCGGGCGGTCAAGCGCCGGTCCGTTTCCTGA
- the ccsA gene encoding cytochrome c biogenesis protein CcsA — translation MPALFFLTTIVLYLAGTAFFLAYLLRRSEALSKVSLGVTGVGFVSHTFALLARMMERGHVPLSSFHEAMSFFSWALVLVFLLVEFRHRIHVLGSFILPLASISLLSAAALPQEVPTLQPMLSTVWVHVTLSMLGTVGFAVAFVAGIMYLIQDGLLKSKRFNVLYAKLPPLDFLDRLNQQSIVMGFPLLTLGIITGAISAEFARGSYLNWNPEQLWALVTWVFYFVVLLGRLTVGWRAKRAAYLTIIGFAGVVLTFIGVVLKGHGPVV, via the coding sequence ATGCCGGCCCTGTTCTTCCTGACCACGATCGTCCTCTACCTGGCGGGAACCGCCTTCTTCCTCGCGTACCTGTTGCGCCGGTCGGAAGCCCTGTCCAAAGTCTCGCTGGGCGTGACCGGGGTCGGGTTCGTCTCGCACACGTTCGCGCTGCTCGCGCGGATGATGGAGCGCGGGCACGTCCCGCTCTCCAGTTTCCACGAGGCCATGTCGTTCTTCTCCTGGGCGCTGGTGCTCGTTTTCCTGCTCGTCGAGTTTCGCCACCGCATCCACGTCCTGGGGTCTTTCATCCTCCCGCTCGCCTCGATTTCGCTGTTGTCCGCCGCAGCCCTGCCCCAGGAGGTCCCGACCCTGCAGCCCATGCTGAGCACGGTCTGGGTCCACGTGACGCTCAGCATGCTGGGCACGGTCGGTTTCGCGGTCGCGTTCGTGGCCGGCATCATGTACCTGATTCAGGACGGGTTGCTGAAGTCGAAGCGGTTCAACGTGCTGTACGCCAAACTGCCGCCCCTGGACTTTCTGGATCGCTTGAACCAGCAATCCATCGTGATGGGGTTCCCGCTCTTGACGCTGGGGATCATCACCGGCGCGATCTCCGCGGAGTTTGCCCGGGGATCCTACCTCAATTGGAATCCCGAGCAGCTGTGGGCGCTGGTGACCTGGGTGTTTTATTTCGTGGTGCTGCTGGGACGGCTGACGGTGGGCTGGCGTGCCAAGCGGGCCGCCTATCTGACCATCATCGGGTTCGCCGGAGTGGTCCTGACCTTCATCGGCGTGGTGCTCAAGGGCCACGGGCCGGTGGTTTGA
- the hemA gene encoding glutamyl-tRNA reductase, with the protein MNIIAVGLSHKTAPVEVREMLAVPESRLGEALHRLCGYAGIEEGLVLSTCNRVEVYAVVEDVETGYARVLEFLADTHLSLSSEQLTPHLYWHTDDRAVRHLFRVASSLDSMIVGEPQILGQLKDAFEAALTHKASGVILNKLVKKAISVAKRVRTETKIAEAAVSVSYAAVELAKKIFSNLGEKTVLLVGAGEMAKLAARRLVSHGVRRVMITTRNPHSALDLAKRFDGVSIPFEEFRREMAEADIVLCSTGASQYLIRAEDVQQAVRRRMNRPIFLIDISVPRNIEPSVKDIDNAFLFDIDDLELHVEQNREERRREAGKAERMIEEEVDVMLQWLKSLEVTPTIVALRKRAEEIKQAEVEKAMGRLTGLSPQERTTVESLASAIVNKLLHGSLVTLKAEAQSDNRALFIEAAKRFFNLDQAPSSRGAEDVAASDLSVDSGRAADPVPLSDYSAGESEPEQKTSRRAGGP; encoded by the coding sequence ATGAACATCATCGCGGTCGGGCTCAGCCACAAGACGGCACCGGTCGAGGTGCGCGAGATGCTGGCCGTCCCGGAGAGCCGGCTGGGTGAAGCCCTGCACCGGCTCTGCGGCTATGCCGGCATCGAAGAGGGGCTCGTGCTCTCCACCTGCAATCGGGTCGAGGTGTACGCGGTGGTGGAGGACGTCGAGACCGGGTACGCGCGCGTGCTGGAGTTCCTGGCGGACACCCACCTGTCCCTCTCCTCCGAGCAGTTGACGCCGCACCTCTACTGGCACACGGACGACCGGGCGGTCCGGCACCTGTTCCGGGTCGCGTCGAGCCTGGACTCGATGATCGTCGGGGAGCCCCAGATTCTGGGCCAGCTCAAGGACGCCTTCGAGGCCGCGCTGACCCACAAAGCCAGCGGCGTCATCCTGAACAAGCTGGTGAAGAAGGCCATCTCGGTTGCCAAGCGGGTCCGTACCGAGACCAAGATCGCCGAGGCGGCCGTGTCGGTCAGCTACGCGGCGGTCGAACTGGCCAAGAAGATTTTCTCGAATCTCGGCGAGAAGACCGTGCTGCTGGTGGGTGCGGGAGAGATGGCCAAGCTGGCGGCCCGGCGCCTGGTCAGTCACGGCGTCCGGCGCGTGATGATCACGACGCGCAACCCGCACAGCGCCCTCGATCTGGCCAAGCGGTTCGACGGGGTGTCGATCCCGTTCGAGGAGTTCCGGCGGGAGATGGCGGAGGCGGACATCGTCCTCTGCTCGACCGGCGCGTCCCAGTACCTGATCCGGGCCGAGGACGTCCAGCAGGCCGTGCGCCGGCGGATGAACCGGCCGATCTTCCTGATCGACATCTCGGTGCCGCGCAACATCGAGCCGTCGGTCAAGGACATCGACAACGCCTTTCTGTTCGACATCGATGACTTGGAGCTGCACGTCGAGCAGAACCGGGAGGAACGGCGGCGGGAGGCCGGGAAGGCCGAGCGGATGATCGAGGAAGAAGTCGACGTGATGCTCCAGTGGCTCAAGTCTCTAGAGGTCACCCCGACGATCGTGGCCCTGCGCAAGCGGGCGGAGGAGATCAAGCAGGCGGAGGTCGAGAAGGCCATGGGGCGCCTGACGGGTCTGTCGCCGCAGGAGCGGACCACCGTCGAGAGCCTGGCGTCGGCTATCGTGAACAAGCTGCTGCACGGCTCGCTGGTGACCCTAAAGGCGGAAGCCCAATCCGACAACAGGGCCCTCTTCATAGAGGCGGCCAAACGGTTCTTTAATCTGGACCAGGCCCCGTCGTCCAGGGGCGCGGAGGACGTCGCGGCTTCCGATCTGTCCGTGGATTCCGGCCGGGCCGCCGATCCGGTCCCGCTGTCCGACTATTCTGCCGGCGAGTCGGAACCGGAGCAAAAAACTTCCCGCCGCGCAGGTGGACCGTGA
- the hemC gene encoding hydroxymethylbilane synthase yields the protein MTTRRSSLVIGTRGSRLALWQAEWIQAQLKTLAPDLAVTLRTIKTSGDNILDVPLAKIGGKGLFVKEIEEALLREEIDLAVHSMKDVPTQLPEGLAIVCVPAREDPRDALIGRNGLPLAGLPEGARVGTSSLRRQAQLLHHRPDLTIQMLRGNLDTRLRKLGEGEYDGIILAAAGLRRMGWLDQVTDYLPFDICLPAIGQGALGLEARSGDPFVGELVGRLEHGPTRTAVTAERALLERLEGGCQVPIAAHATVDGGTLVLDGLIASVDGKRVIRDQVRGVVSEARSLGLGLGERLLASGGDRILNEIYGRA from the coding sequence GTGACGACGAGACGCTCTTCGCTGGTGATCGGCACCAGGGGCAGCCGCTTGGCCCTGTGGCAGGCGGAGTGGATCCAGGCGCAGCTCAAGACCCTGGCTCCCGACCTGGCGGTGACGTTGCGGACGATCAAGACCTCCGGAGACAATATCCTGGACGTGCCGCTGGCCAAGATCGGCGGCAAGGGGTTGTTCGTCAAGGAGATCGAGGAGGCGCTCCTGCGTGAAGAGATCGACCTGGCGGTGCACAGCATGAAGGACGTGCCGACCCAGCTCCCCGAAGGCCTCGCGATCGTGTGCGTGCCGGCTCGCGAGGACCCGCGCGACGCGCTGATCGGACGGAACGGGCTGCCGCTCGCCGGCCTGCCGGAGGGGGCGCGGGTGGGGACCAGCAGCCTGCGGCGGCAGGCGCAACTACTGCATCACCGGCCGGATCTGACCATTCAGATGCTCCGGGGCAACCTGGACACGAGGCTGCGCAAGCTGGGGGAGGGAGAGTACGACGGCATCATCCTGGCCGCGGCCGGCCTCCGGCGCATGGGCTGGCTCGACCAGGTCACCGACTATTTGCCCTTCGACATCTGCCTCCCGGCGATCGGCCAGGGGGCCCTGGGCCTGGAGGCTCGGAGCGGCGACCCGTTCGTGGGCGAGCTGGTCGGTCGGCTGGAGCACGGACCGACCCGCACGGCCGTCACGGCCGAGCGGGCCCTGCTGGAGCGGCTGGAGGGAGGCTGCCAGGTGCCCATCGCCGCCCATGCGACGGTGGACGGTGGGACGCTGGTTCTGGACGGGCTCATTGCCAGCGTGGACGGCAAACGGGTGATCCGGGACCAGGTGCGGGGCGTGGTCTCAGAAGCCCGGAGCCTGGGACTCGGGCTGGGGGAGCGGCTGCTGGCCAGCGGGGGCGATCGAATCTTGAACGAGATCTACGGCAGGGCGTGA
- the cobA gene encoding uroporphyrinogen-III C-methyltransferase — protein sequence MTRASGKVYLVGAGPGDPKLLTLRGRECLEQADVVLYDYLANPALLDYAPAQAERIYVGRRGRGRYQDQRDINRLMIEKAGQGKVVVRLKGGDPFVFGRGGEEAEAVAAAGVPFEVVPGVTSAVAAPAYAGIPVTHRTLASTVTFVTGHEDPAKGEETLEWPRLASSRGTLVFLMGMKNLPAIVERLLAEGRPGGTPVALIRWGTRTGQRTVVGTLHDIVGRARAAALEPPTVIVVGEVVRLREQLNWFETRPLFGKRVLVTRAREQAGELSDLLRAYGAEPVECPTIQIVPPEDWRELDRAVEELADYHWLVFTSVNGIKPFMDRLHELGRDARALAGLKLCCIGPRTAQELARYGLRTDLVPAEFQAEGLIQALAAAGVAGRRVLIPRAAVAREILPEQLKAAGAEVRVVTAYRTVLPTVDVARVKDLLNRQELHVLTFASSSTVRNFCRLFDGRGEIKKLTAQSVVACIGPVTAGTAEEEGLTVAVTGAESTIPALVEAVVRHCSRQGEAVRVG from the coding sequence ATGACGAGGGCATCGGGAAAGGTCTATCTGGTCGGCGCCGGCCCCGGCGATCCGAAACTGCTGACCCTGCGCGGGCGCGAGTGTCTCGAGCAGGCGGACGTGGTGCTCTACGACTATCTCGCAAACCCGGCGCTGCTGGACTACGCACCGGCGCAGGCGGAGCGGATCTACGTCGGCCGGCGCGGGCGTGGACGGTATCAGGATCAGCGGGACATCAACCGGCTCATGATCGAGAAGGCCGGGCAGGGGAAGGTCGTCGTCCGTCTCAAGGGTGGGGACCCGTTCGTGTTCGGGCGGGGCGGGGAGGAGGCCGAGGCCGTGGCGGCGGCGGGAGTCCCCTTCGAGGTCGTCCCCGGAGTCACGTCGGCGGTGGCGGCGCCGGCCTATGCGGGCATTCCGGTCACGCATCGGACGCTGGCCTCCACCGTCACCTTCGTGACTGGGCACGAAGACCCGGCCAAGGGAGAGGAGACGCTGGAATGGCCCAGGTTGGCCTCATCGCGGGGGACCCTGGTTTTTTTGATGGGGATGAAGAATCTGCCGGCGATCGTGGAGCGGCTTCTGGCGGAGGGACGACCGGGGGGGACGCCGGTGGCCTTGATCCGGTGGGGAACCAGAACCGGCCAGCGAACAGTCGTCGGGACCCTGCACGACATCGTCGGGAGGGCCAGGGCCGCGGCGCTGGAGCCGCCGACCGTGATCGTCGTGGGGGAGGTGGTCCGGCTCCGCGAGCAGTTGAACTGGTTCGAGACGCGGCCGCTGTTCGGCAAAAGGGTGCTGGTCACGCGGGCGAGGGAGCAGGCGGGGGAACTCTCCGACCTGCTGCGCGCCTATGGAGCGGAGCCGGTGGAATGTCCGACCATCCAGATCGTCCCGCCGGAGGACTGGCGCGAGCTGGACCGGGCCGTCGAGGAACTGGCCGACTATCACTGGCTCGTCTTCACGAGCGTCAATGGCATCAAACCGTTCATGGACCGGCTGCACGAGCTCGGCCGGGACGCCCGTGCCCTGGCGGGGTTGAAGCTCTGCTGCATCGGTCCCCGGACGGCCCAGGAACTGGCCCGATACGGGCTGCGGACCGATCTGGTGCCGGCGGAGTTCCAGGCCGAGGGGCTGATCCAGGCGCTCGCGGCGGCCGGGGTCGCCGGCCGGCGGGTCCTGATTCCGCGCGCGGCCGTGGCGCGCGAAATCCTGCCGGAGCAACTGAAGGCCGCCGGGGCGGAGGTGCGCGTGGTGACCGCCTATCGAACGGTCCTGCCGACGGTGGACGTTGCGCGGGTCAAAGATCTGCTGAACCGGCAGGAGCTGCACGTGCTGACCTTCGCCAGCTCCTCGACCGTGCGCAACTTCTGCCGGTTGTTCGACGGGCGCGGGGAGATCAAAAAGCTGACGGCCCAGTCCGTGGTGGCCTGCATCGGGCCGGTCACGGCCGGGACCGCCGAGGAGGAAGGATTGACGGTCGCGGTCACGGGGGCGGAGAGCACGATTCCCGCCCTGGTCGAGGCCGTCGTCCGGCATTGTTCCCGGCAGGGGGAGGCGGTCCGCGTCGGCTGA
- a CDS encoding CBS domain-containing protein — MVPVKSFMVPAEKFVKVDRDTDVKKAAQIMRDRDIGSLFVTRNDAIIGILTDTDMVRRAVAAGVDTTKTTVEQIMSAPIVTIEENKTLLDANDLMAREHLRHLGVTKDGKLVGMISVRDLVVFLTNLPRK; from the coding sequence ATGGTTCCAGTGAAATCGTTCATGGTGCCGGCGGAGAAGTTCGTGAAGGTCGATCGGGATACGGACGTGAAGAAGGCGGCCCAGATCATGCGCGACCGGGACATCGGCAGCCTGTTCGTCACGCGCAACGACGCGATCATCGGAATCCTGACGGACACGGACATGGTCCGGCGGGCGGTGGCCGCCGGCGTGGACACGACCAAGACGACGGTGGAGCAGATCATGTCGGCGCCGATCGTGACGATCGAGGAGAACAAGACGCTGCTGGACGCCAACGACCTGATGGCGCGCGAGCATCTGCGGCACCTGGGCGTCACGAAAGACGGAAAGCTGGTGGGGATGATCTCGGTTCGGGACTTGGTGGTCTTTTTGACGAATTTGCCCAGAAAGTAG
- the hemB gene encoding porphobilinogen synthase codes for MAFPRHRLRRLRQSEPLRRMVRETKLSRADLIYPLFVAEGRDRRQEIGSMPGQFRLSTDLLVKEAAEVKLLGIPAVILFGVPDRKDERGTAAYDPDGVVQRAVRALKDQVPGLVVVTDVCIDEYTTHGHCGLVQDGKILNDATLDCLRAMACTHAEAGADMVAPSDMMDGRVGAIRDELDQAGFTDLPIMAYSAKFASCFYAPFREAADSSPKFGDRQSYQMDPANLREALREIELDVEEGADIVMVKPALPFLDVIAAARARTTCPIAAYQVSGEYSMIKAAARAGWLDEGRAMMESLLSIKRAGADLILTYFAKEAARLLDE; via the coding sequence ATGGCCTTTCCCCGACACAGGCTCCGCCGGTTGCGGCAGAGCGAGCCCCTGAGGCGGATGGTCCGCGAGACGAAGCTCTCGCGAGCGGACCTGATCTACCCGCTCTTCGTCGCCGAAGGGCGGGACCGGCGGCAGGAGATCGGCTCCATGCCGGGCCAGTTCCGCCTGTCCACGGACCTCCTGGTCAAGGAGGCGGCGGAGGTCAAGCTGCTGGGCATCCCGGCCGTGATCCTGTTCGGCGTCCCGGACCGGAAGGACGAGCGGGGAACCGCGGCCTACGATCCCGACGGGGTGGTCCAGCGGGCGGTGCGGGCTTTGAAAGACCAGGTGCCGGGGCTCGTGGTCGTCACGGACGTCTGCATCGACGAGTACACGACGCACGGCCACTGCGGCCTCGTGCAGGACGGCAAGATTCTCAACGACGCGACACTCGACTGTCTGCGGGCCATGGCGTGCACCCATGCGGAGGCGGGAGCCGACATGGTCGCCCCGTCCGACATGATGGACGGGCGGGTGGGGGCCATCCGCGACGAGCTGGACCAGGCCGGGTTCACCGACCTGCCGATCATGGCCTATTCCGCCAAGTTCGCGTCCTGTTTCTACGCGCCGTTCCGGGAAGCGGCCGACTCGAGCCCGAAGTTCGGGGATCGCCAGTCCTATCAAATGGACCCGGCCAATCTGCGGGAGGCGCTGCGCGAGATCGAGCTGGACGTGGAGGAGGGGGCGGACATCGTCATGGTCAAGCCGGCCCTGCCGTTCCTCGACGTCATCGCGGCGGCCCGGGCCCGCACGACCTGCCCGATCGCGGCCTATCAGGTCAGCGGCGAGTACAGCATGATCAAGGCGGCCGCCCGCGCCGGGTGGCTGGACGAGGGCCGGGCGATGATGGAATCCCTGCTGTCGATCAAGCGGGCGGGGGCGGATCTGATCCTGACCTATTTCGCGAAAGAGGCGGCCCGGCTCCTCGATGAGTAG
- a CDS encoding bifunctional riboflavin kinase/FAD synthetase — protein sequence MKVTRGLADHKRVPYPVLTIGNFDGQHRGHRALLEAVVRTAAAAGGTPMALTFDPHPVRVLAPAVELRLLTTVEEKLARFQEAGIEEVLFLEFTQELAALEPDEFVSQVLKDGIGVRELFVGEHFAFGRGRVGRAADLVRLGERNGFRVHAVPPFRIDGEVVSSTRIRTLIQTGEVRAAAARLGRFYELEGTVVEGARRGQKMGWPTANLRLPPGRVIPADGVYATVTVWNRQTFDSVSYIGTRPTFGAGERLLEAYLLDQRVDLYGQGIRVQFVERLRGDQTFQNADELSARVDLDVALAREALGARARLTAEG from the coding sequence ATGAAGGTCACTCGCGGGCTCGCCGACCACAAGCGGGTTCCCTATCCGGTCCTGACCATCGGCAATTTCGACGGGCAGCATCGCGGGCACCGGGCGCTGCTCGAGGCCGTCGTGCGCACGGCCGCAGCGGCCGGCGGAACCCCGATGGCCCTCACGTTCGATCCGCATCCGGTCAGGGTGCTCGCCCCGGCCGTCGAACTCCGTCTCCTGACCACGGTGGAGGAGAAGCTGGCCCGGTTCCAAGAAGCCGGGATCGAAGAGGTGCTGTTCCTCGAGTTCACACAGGAACTGGCCGCCCTGGAACCGGACGAATTCGTCTCGCAAGTGCTCAAAGACGGAATCGGCGTGCGGGAGCTGTTCGTCGGGGAGCATTTCGCTTTCGGGCGCGGCCGGGTCGGACGGGCGGCCGACCTCGTCCGCCTCGGGGAACGGAACGGCTTCCGCGTCCACGCGGTGCCGCCCTTCCGGATCGACGGCGAAGTGGTGAGCTCGACCCGCATCCGCACGCTGATCCAGACCGGGGAGGTGCGGGCGGCCGCGGCACGCCTCGGGCGGTTCTACGAGCTGGAGGGGACGGTCGTAGAGGGAGCGCGACGGGGACAGAAGATGGGGTGGCCGACGGCCAACCTCCGGCTCCCGCCGGGCCGGGTGATTCCGGCCGACGGCGTCTATGCGACCGTGACGGTGTGGAACAGGCAGACCTTCGACTCGGTGTCTTATATCGGCACGAGGCCGACGTTCGGCGCAGGCGAGCGGCTGTTGGAAGCCTATCTGCTTGATCAACGGGTGGACCTGTACGGGCAGGGCATCCGCGTGCAGTTCGTCGAGCGTTTGCGTGGCGACCAGACCTTCCAAAACGCGGACGAGCTGTCGGCCCGGGTCGACCTCGACGTGGCCTTGGCCCGGGAGGCGCTGGGGGCCAGAGCCCGCTTGACGGCGGAAGGGTGA
- the tilS gene encoding tRNA lysidine(34) synthetase TilS: MAETIRTKRLFEPGARLLVAVSGGPDSVALLSILVSLAEFWDLRLQAIHVNHGLRGAESEEDARFVQTQCERLKVPVLCERILLNRAKRRSLQELAREARYGAMERAARDLAVDRIVLGHTADDQAETVLLWMIRGAGTTGLAGIPPVRDGLFVRPLLDVTRAEILAYLGEQGLAFRTDSSNFKPVYLRNRVRHELLPVLKRLNPAIVEVLTRQAEILREEDLCLERWAADSSRQVSRREGAGVTLDRSSLLSLPVALQRRIVRAVMREVGGARRGPSFSSVSAVLDRIAAGRSGNRLILSGVHVTRVHDRIRFEPAAREAETIRISGKPDGGVVLSLPVPSSLCWPPTGQRVAAFLRDAGEPEPGGTGAGPGSRALLDADRLSLPLTVRSWIHGDAFCPSGMGGKKKKLQDYFTDMKLSRRDRATVPLITAPEGILWVGGYRADHRFRLTPGTKRVLVLELGGSSGGRSE; encoded by the coding sequence GTGGCCGAGACGATCCGGACGAAGCGCCTGTTCGAGCCGGGCGCCCGGCTCCTCGTCGCCGTCTCCGGCGGCCCCGATTCGGTCGCGCTCCTGTCCATCCTGGTGAGCCTGGCTGAGTTCTGGGATCTCCGGCTCCAGGCCATCCACGTCAACCACGGCCTGCGGGGCGCGGAATCCGAGGAAGACGCTCGATTCGTCCAAACCCAGTGCGAGCGACTGAAGGTCCCCGTCCTCTGCGAGCGGATTCTGCTGAACCGGGCGAAGCGCCGTTCCCTTCAAGAACTGGCACGCGAAGCCCGATACGGAGCCATGGAACGGGCGGCAAGGGACTTGGCCGTCGATCGGATCGTCCTGGGGCACACGGCCGATGACCAGGCGGAGACCGTGCTGCTCTGGATGATCCGCGGCGCCGGCACCACGGGGCTGGCCGGAATTCCTCCGGTGCGGGACGGGCTATTCGTGCGTCCGCTCCTGGACGTCACCCGCGCCGAGATTCTCGCGTATCTTGGGGAACAAGGACTGGCCTTCAGGACCGACAGCAGCAACTTCAAGCCGGTCTATCTGCGGAACCGAGTCCGCCATGAACTGTTGCCGGTCCTGAAGCGGTTGAATCCGGCCATCGTCGAGGTCCTCACGAGGCAGGCCGAGATCCTGCGGGAGGAGGATCTCTGTCTGGAGCGGTGGGCGGCCGATTCTTCCAGACAGGTGAGCCGGCGAGAGGGCGCGGGGGTCACCCTCGATCGATCTTCCCTCCTCTCCTTGCCAGTGGCGCTGCAGCGTCGGATCGTGCGGGCCGTCATGCGCGAGGTCGGCGGAGCCAGGCGGGGGCCGAGCTTTTCTTCCGTCTCGGCGGTGCTCGATCGGATTGCGGCGGGACGATCCGGGAACCGCCTCATCCTGTCCGGGGTTCACGTCACGCGCGTCCATGACCGGATCCGGTTCGAACCGGCCGCACGCGAGGCGGAAACAATCCGGATTTCGGGGAAACCCGACGGGGGCGTGGTGCTGTCCCTGCCAGTCCCTTCCAGCCTTTGCTGGCCCCCGACCGGCCAGCGGGTCGCGGCATTCCTGCGGGATGCGGGAGAGCCGGAGCCGGGCGGAACAGGGGCCGGACCGGGGAGCAGAGCGCTGCTCGACGCGGATCGGCTCTCCCTGCCGCTGACGGTCAGATCGTGGATTCATGGCGACGCGTTTTGTCCTTCAGGGATGGGAGGAAAGAAGAAAAAGCTTCAGGATTACTTTACGGATATGAAGCTGTCCCGCCGCGACCGGGCGACGGTGCCCCTGATCACGGCGCCGGAGGGCATCCTGTGGGTGGGCGGCTACCGGGCGGATCACCGATTCCGCCTCACGCCCGGCACGAAGCGGGTGCTGGTTCTGGAGCTGGGGGGCTCATCAGGGGGAAGGAGCGAGTGA
- the hpt gene encoding hypoxanthine phosphoribosyltransferase → MERIFGRPIVTQEEMRARIKELGRQITADYADRDLILVGVLKGAFAFYADLARAIRVPLRVDFLVVTSYAGTKPTGKVKMVTDLTEDIAGRDVLLVEDIVDSGLTVQYLVKTLSKRKPKSIKVCALLSKPARRQVDVKVDYVGFQIPNKYVVGYGLDYQQKYRNLPYLAVLDTVDDEGQGF, encoded by the coding sequence ATGGAGCGAATCTTCGGACGTCCGATCGTGACCCAGGAGGAGATGCGCGCGCGCATCAAGGAGCTCGGCCGGCAGATCACCGCCGACTATGCGGACAGGGACCTGATCCTGGTGGGGGTTCTCAAAGGGGCCTTCGCCTTCTATGCGGACCTGGCCCGGGCGATCCGGGTCCCGCTGCGGGTGGACTTTCTCGTGGTCACCAGCTACGCCGGGACGAAGCCGACGGGCAAGGTCAAGATGGTGACCGACCTGACGGAGGACATCGCGGGGAGGGATGTCCTGTTGGTGGAGGACATCGTGGATTCGGGCCTGACGGTCCAGTACCTGGTGAAGACCCTGTCCAAACGAAAGCCCAAGTCGATCAAGGTCTGCGCCCTCCTGAGCAAGCCGGCGCGGCGGCAGGTGGACGTGAAGGTGGACTATGTCGGGTTCCAGATCCCCAACAAGTACGTCGTCGGGTACGGGCTCGACTATCAACAGAAATACCGCAACCTCCCGTATTTGGCCGTGCTGGACACGGTGGACGACGAGGGACAGGGGTTCTGA